From one Rattus norvegicus strain BN/NHsdMcwi chromosome 7, GRCr8, whole genome shotgun sequence genomic stretch:
- the Ormdl2 gene encoding ORM1-like protein 2 isoform X1: MNVGVAHSEVNPNTRVMNSRGIWLAYVILVGLLHVVLLSIPFFSIPVVWTLTNVIHNLAMYVFLHTVKGTPFETPDQGKARLLTHWEQMDYGLQFTSSRKFLSISPIVLYLLASFYTKYDAAHFLINTASLLSVLLPKLPQFHGVRLFGINKY; the protein is encoded by the exons ATGAATGTGGGGGTGGCCCACAGCGAAGTAAACCCCAACACTCGAGTGATGAACAGTCGGGGCATCTGGCTGGCCTACGTCATCTTGGTAGGACTGCTGCATGTGGTGCTCCTCAGCATCCCTTTCTTCAGCATTCCTGTTGTCTGGACCCTGACCAACGTCATCCATAACTTG gCAATGTATGTCTTCCTACATACAGTCAAAGGGACGCCCTTTGAGACCCCTGACCAAGGAAAGGCTCGGCTTTTGACACACTGGGAGCAGATGGACTACGGACTACAGTTTACCTCCTCACGAAAGTTCCTCAGCATTTCCCCTATTGTACT CTACCTACTGGCCAGCTTCTACACCAAGTATGATGCTGCTCATTTCCTCATCAACACTGCCTCACTGCTCAGCGTACTGCTGCCTAAGCTGCCCCAGTTCCATGGGGTTCGCCTCTTTGGAATCAACAAATACTGA